From one Pan troglodytes isolate AG18354 chromosome 13, NHGRI_mPanTro3-v2.0_pri, whole genome shotgun sequence genomic stretch:
- the EEF1B2 gene encoding elongation factor 1-beta isoform X1: MGFGDLKSPAGLQVLNDYLADKSYIEGYVPSQADVAVFEAVSSPPPADLCHALRWYNHIKSYEKEKASLPGVKKALGKYGPADVEDTTGSGATDSKDDDDIDLFGSDDEEESEEAKRLREERLAQYESKKAKKPALVAKSSILLDVKPWDDETDMAKLEECVRSIQADGLVWGSSKLVPVGYGIKKLQIQCVVEDDKVGTDMLEEQITAFEDYVQSMDVAAFNKI; the protein is encoded by the exons ATGGGTTTCGGAGACCTGAAAAGCCCTGCCGGCCTCCAGGTGCTCAACGATTACCTGGCGGACAAGAGCTACATCGAGGG GTATGTGCCATCACAAGCAGATGTGGCAGTATTTGAAGCCGTGTCCAGCCCACCGCCTGCCGACTTGTGTCATGCCCTACGTTGGTATAATCATATCAAGTCTTACGAAAAGGAAAAGGCCAG cCTGCCAGGAGTGAAGAAAGCTTTGGGCAAGTATGGTCCTGCCGATGTGGAAGACACTACAGGAAGTGGAGCTACAGATAGTAAAGATGATGATGACATTGACCTCTTTGGATCTGATGATGAGGAG gaaAGTGAAGAAGCAAAGAGGCTAAGGGAAGAACGTCTTGCACAATATGAATCAAAGAAAGCCAAAA AACCTGCACTTGTTGCCAAGTCTTCCATCTTACTAGATGTGAAACCTTGGGATGATGAGACAGATATGGCGAAATTAGAGGAGTGCGTCAGAAGCATTCAAGCAGACGGCTTAGTCTGGGGCTCAT CTAAACTAGTTCCAGTGGGATACGGAATTAAGAAACTTCAAATACAGTGTGTAGTTGAAGATGATAAAGTTGGAACAGATATGCTGGAGGAGCAGATCACTGCTTTTGAGGACTATGTGCAGTCCATGGATGTGGCTGCTTTCAACAAGATCTAA
- the EEF1B2 gene encoding elongation factor 1-beta isoform X2 produces MELSILNEISNRNVHTERVNHMVEFKCFSSLPGVKKALGKYGPADVEDTTGSGATDSKDDDDIDLFGSDDEEESEEAKRLREERLAQYESKKAKKPALVAKSSILLDVKPWDDETDMAKLEECVRSIQADGLVWGSSKLVPVGYGIKKLQIQCVVEDDKVGTDMLEEQITAFEDYVQSMDVAAFNKI; encoded by the exons ATGGAACTGAGCATACTTAATGAAATCTCAAACAGAAATGTTCATACTGAAAGAGTAAATCATA TGgttgaatttaaatgtttttcaagcCTGCCAGGAGTGAAGAAAGCTTTGGGCAAGTATGGTCCTGCCGATGTGGAAGACACTACAGGAAGTGGAGCTACAGATAGTAAAGATGATGATGACATTGACCTCTTTGGATCTGATGATGAGGAG gaaAGTGAAGAAGCAAAGAGGCTAAGGGAAGAACGTCTTGCACAATATGAATCAAAGAAAGCCAAAA AACCTGCACTTGTTGCCAAGTCTTCCATCTTACTAGATGTGAAACCTTGGGATGATGAGACAGATATGGCGAAATTAGAGGAGTGCGTCAGAAGCATTCAAGCAGACGGCTTAGTCTGGGGCTCAT CTAAACTAGTTCCAGTGGGATACGGAATTAAGAAACTTCAAATACAGTGTGTAGTTGAAGATGATAAAGTTGGAACAGATATGCTGGAGGAGCAGATCACTGCTTTTGAGGACTATGTGCAGTCCATGGATGTGGCTGCTTTCAACAAGATCTAA
- the CMKLR2 gene encoding chemerin-like receptor 2 isoform X1, producing MEDLEETLFEEFENYSYDLDYYSLESDLEEKVQLGVVHWVSLVLYCLAFVLGIPGNAIVIWFTGFKWKKTVTTLWFLNLAIADFIFLLFLPLYISYVAMNFHWPFGIWLCKANSFTAQLNMFASVFFLTVISLDHYIHLIHPVLSHRHRTLKNSLIVIIFIWLLASLIGGPALYFRDTVEFNNHTLCYNNFQKHDPDLTLIRHHVLTWVKFIVGYLFPLLTMSICYLCLIFKVKKRSILISSRHFWTILVVVVAFVVCWTPYHLFSIWELTIHHNSYSHHVMQAGIPLSTGLAFLNSCLNPILYVLISKKFQARFRSSVAEILKYTLWEVSCSGTVSEQLRNSETKNLCLLETAQ from the coding sequence ATGGAAGATTTGGAGGAAACACTATTTGAAGAATTTGAAAACTATTCCTATGACCTAGACTATTACTCTCTGGAGTCTGATTTGGAGGAGAAAGTCCAGCTGGGAGTTGTTCACTGGGTCTCCCTGGTGTTATATTGTTTGGCTTTTGTTCTGGGAATTCCAGGAAATGCCATCGTCATTTGGTTCACCGGGTTCAAGTGGAAGAAGACAGTCACCACTCTGTGGTTCCTCAATCTAGCCATTGcggatttcatttttcttctctttctgcccCTGTACATCTCCTATGTGGCCATGAATTTCCACTGGCCCTTTGGCATCTGGCTGTGCAAAGCCAATTCCTTCACTGCCCAGTTGAACATGTTTGCCAGTGTTTTTTTCCTGACAGTGATCAGCCTGGACCACTATATCCACTTGATCCATCCTGTCTTATCTCATCGGCATCGAACCCTCAAGAACTCTCTGATTGTCATTATATTCATCTGGCTTTTGGCTTCTCTAATTGGCGGTCCTGCCCTGTACTTCCGGGACACTGTGGAGTTCAATAATCATACTCTTTGCTATAACAATTTTCAGAAGCATGATCCTGACCTCACTTTGATCAGGCACCATGTTCTGACTTGGGTGAAATTTATCGTTGGCTATCTCTTCCCTTTGCTAACAATGAGTATTTGCTACTTGTGTCTCATCTTCAAGGTGAAGAAGCGAAGCATCCTGATCTCCAGTAGGCATTTCTGGACAATTCTGGTTGTGGTTGTGGCCTTTGTGGTTTGCTGGACTCCTTATCACCTGTTTAGCATTTGGGAGCTCACCATTCACCACAATAGCTATTCCCACCATGTGATGCAGGCTGGAATCCCCCTCTCCACTGGTTTGGCATTCCTCAATAGTTGCTTGAACCCCATCCTTTATGTCCTAATTAGTAAGAAGTTCCAAGCTCGCTTCCGGTCCTCAGTTGCTGAGATACTCAAGTACACGCTGTGGGAAGTCAGCTGTTCTGGCACAGTGAGTGAACAGCTCAGGAACTCAGAAACCAAGAATCTGTGTCTCCTGGAAACAGCTCAATAA
- the CMKLR2 gene encoding chemerin-like receptor 2 (The RefSeq protein has 1 substitution compared to this genomic sequence) has product MEDLEETLFEEFENYSYDLDYYSLESDLEEKVQLGVVHWVSLVLYCLAFVLGIPGNAIVIWFTGFKWKKTVTTLWFLNLAIADFIFLLFLPLYISYVAMNFHWPFGIWLCKANSFTAQLNMFASVFFLTVISLDHYIHLIHPVLSHRHRTLKNSLIVIIFIWLLASLIGGPALYFRDIVEFNNHTLCYNNFQKHDPDLTLIRHHVLTWVKFIVGYLFPLLTMSICYLCLIFKVKKRSILISSRHFWTILVVVVAFVVCWTPYHLFSIWELTIHHNSYSHHVMQAGIPLSTGLAFLNSCLNPILYVLISKKFQARFRSSVAEILKYTLWEVSCSGTVSEQLRNSETKNLCLLETAQ; this is encoded by the coding sequence ATGGAAGATTTGGAGGAAACACTATTTGAAGAATTTGAAAACTATTCCTATGACCTAGACTATTACTCTCTGGAGTCTGATTTGGAGGAGAAAGTCCAGCTGGGAGTTGTTCACTGGGTCTCCCTGGTGTTATATTGTTTGGCTTTTGTTCTGGGAATTCCAGGAAATGCCATCGTCATTTGGTTCACCGGGTTCAAGTGGAAGAAGACAGTCACCACTCTGTGGTTCCTCAATCTAGCCATTGcggatttcatttttcttctctttctgcccCTGTACATCTCCTATGTGGCCATGAATTTCCACTGGCCCTTTGGCATCTGGCTGTGCAAAGCCAATTCCTTCACTGCCCAGTTGAACATGTTTGCCAGTGTTTTTTTCCTGACAGTGATCAGCCTGGACCACTATATCCACTTGATCCATCCTGTCTTATCTCATCGGCATCGAACCCTCAAGAACTCTCTGATTGTCATTATATTCATCTGGCTTTTGGCTTCTCTAATTGGCGGTCCTGCCCTGTACTTCCGGGACACTGTGGAGTTCAATAATCATACTCTTTGCTATAACAATTTTCAGAAGCATGATCCTGACCTCACTTTGATCAGGCACCATGTTCTGACTTGGGTGAAATTTATCGTTGGCTATCTCTTCCCTTTGCTAACAATGAGTATTTGCTACTTGTGTCTCATCTTCAAGGTGAAGAAGCGAAGCATCCTGATCTCCAGTAGGCATTTCTGGACAATTCTGGTTGTGGTTGTGGCCTTTGTGGTTTGCTGGACTCCTTATCACCTGTTTAGCATTTGGGAGCTCACCATTCACCACAATAGCTATTCCCACCATGTGATGCAGGCTGGAATCCCCCTCTCCACTGGTTTGGCATTCCTCAATAGTTGCTTGAACCCCATCCTTTATGTCCTAATTAGTAAGAAGTTCCAAGCTCGCTTCCGGTCCTCAGTTGCTGAGATACTCAAGTACACGCTGTGGGAAGTCAGCTGTTCTGGCACAGTGAGTGAACAGCTCAGGAACTCAGAAACCAAGAATCTGTGTCTCCTGGAAACAGCTCAATAA